From Micromonospora echinospora, one genomic window encodes:
- a CDS encoding sterol carrier family protein produces MSSPHIKSAAVTAALVALDEGRTPERPVLRDAVRTLLATLAERAPGRSVEVRVPPYGAVQCIPGPRHTRGTPPNVVEMSPEVWLALASGRLEWGTAITEGRVRVSGTRADLSAHLPLELG; encoded by the coding sequence GTGTCCTCTCCGCACATAAAGTCCGCCGCGGTCACGGCGGCCCTCGTGGCGCTTGACGAAGGGCGTACGCCAGAACGGCCGGTCCTGCGGGACGCGGTCCGGACGCTGCTGGCGACCCTCGCGGAACGCGCCCCCGGCCGATCGGTGGAGGTGCGGGTTCCACCATACGGCGCGGTCCAGTGCATTCCCGGTCCGCGACACACCCGGGGCACGCCACCCAACGTGGTGGAGATGTCACCGGAGGTGTGGCTCGCGCTCGCCTCGGGACGGCTGGAATGGGGCACGGCGATCACGGAGGGTCGCGTTCGGGTGAGTGGAACTCGGGCGGATCTTTCCGCCCATCTCCCGCTGGAGCTGGGATGA
- a CDS encoding 2-phosphosulfolactate phosphatase codes for MSAAVHTQPGTGARFDWGLAGAAELGRVCAVLVVVDVLSFTTSVEVAVARGVRVHPFPWGEQAADYALRVGAVAAVGRRQVTRDHPWSLSPAALRAAPVVPDLVLPSPNGSAICAAASATGLPVVAACLRNADAVGHWLRERGYGTVDAPIGVVASGERWPDGSLRPSVEDQLGAACVLDALSGVPGGLSVEAAMALAALASTPDVPAAVWGCVSGRELVERGFAGDVDIAVEVGASAVVPVLRHGVFSAA; via the coding sequence GTGTCCGCGGCGGTCCACACCCAGCCCGGTACGGGCGCCCGGTTCGACTGGGGGCTCGCCGGCGCGGCGGAACTCGGCCGGGTCTGTGCCGTCCTGGTGGTGGTGGACGTGCTCTCCTTCACCACCTCCGTGGAGGTCGCGGTCGCCCGAGGGGTGCGGGTCCACCCGTTCCCCTGGGGCGAGCAGGCCGCCGACTACGCGCTCCGGGTGGGCGCGGTGGCGGCGGTCGGGCGGCGACAGGTGACCCGAGACCACCCGTGGTCGCTCTCGCCGGCGGCGCTGCGGGCCGCGCCGGTCGTACCCGACCTGGTGCTGCCGTCGCCGAACGGCTCGGCGATCTGCGCGGCGGCCAGCGCGACCGGCCTGCCGGTGGTGGCGGCCTGCCTGCGCAACGCCGACGCCGTCGGGCACTGGCTGCGCGAGCGGGGGTACGGCACCGTCGACGCGCCGATCGGGGTGGTCGCCTCGGGCGAGCGCTGGCCGGACGGCTCACTGCGCCCCTCGGTGGAGGACCAGTTGGGTGCGGCGTGTGTCCTCGACGCGCTCTCCGGGGTCCCGGGTGGGCTCTCGGTGGAGGCGGCGATGGCGCTCGCCGCGTTGGCGAGCACCCCCGACGTGCCGGCCGCCGTGTGGGGCTGTGTCTCCGGGCGGGAACTCGTCGAGCGGGGCTTCGCCGGTGACGTCGACATCGCGGTGGAGGTCGGGGCCTCGGCGGTGGTGCCGGTGCTGCGCCACGGCGTCTTCTCCGCCGCCTGA